One Euleptes europaea isolate rEulEur1 chromosome 16, rEulEur1.hap1, whole genome shotgun sequence genomic window, TTCCAGAATGCTGTTAACAGCTGGCCTCTCTTCAGGTGCGCTGCTTGTACCTTCCCACTCAAGTATTTCAATTCTCATCGGAGTACGCTGATACATGTTAGGGCAGTCTTCGAATTCATCAAGGAATTGCAGCATCTGGTCGTCAACACAGTAAATCTCTCCTGCAACACGGTGCCCCGTTCCTGGGGTGTTCAGCAAAAAAGGAATGTTGTATTTCCCTGCAATCACCAGAGGATATTTCTCCACGGTGAGTCCTCGGCCCTGGAACTTGGCTGTTCCATGAGTCCTGTCTGTCATGCTATGGTAGTTCGGCTGCCCTTTCTTAAGGGTTCCGTAAACAAAGACACGGGCCATTCTTCCAACTGAAGaaacttaaaaattaaaaaaaaacctgttattaAATTATTgcacttgtatttttttttccaaaacctgTCTTTTGGCAGACCAAAATTTGGAAATACAGCAGTTTAAAAAGAAGCTAGACAATCTCAAGCCACTATGTGAGTCTAAAGGCAAAAATGTAACcattgtaaaaataaatattttatgggTCTTGTCTGACATTTTGCTATGTGGCCACTACCTCCTTAGTTACCAGGGATGGACTCATACCTTCAAATCCATCAACGCAGTTCTGTGCCTGGCCACTAAGACTACAAAGACGTTAGTATGAAGTAAGATGGTCAACTCTTTGTTggaaaattctgggagatttgggagtggagcctggggagggcaggatttgaggagg contains:
- the GGACT gene encoding gamma-glutamylaminecyclotransferase codes for the protein MARVFVYGTLKKGQPNYHSMTDRTHGTAKFQGRGLTVEKYPLVIAGKYNIPFLLNTPGTGHRVAGEIYCVDDQMLQFLDEFEDCPNMYQRTPMRIEILEWEGTSSAPEERPAVNSILECDVYSTTTYQPEWINLPYYANYDSFGKHGLLYNEEDSG